The proteins below are encoded in one region of Ornithinimicrobium avium:
- a CDS encoding cation diffusion facilitator family transporter codes for MPSTPEKPSLSTRHPAPEDLTRFAWLSIAAAVATILLKGSAWYVTDSVGLLSDAAESTVNLVAAVVALVALRVALRPPDRNHNFGHSKAEYFSAAVEGVMIFVAAAVILMVSVQRFLDPAPLDNIGIGLAISVVASVINGSVAWVLLRAGKQHRSITLTADGKHLLTDVWTSVGVVVGVLLVWLTGWERLDPIIAFAVGINILVTGWGLIRTSTSGLMDASLPAEDNARIVGVIETFIAGFEEDDVRFHAFRTRESGHRRFMEMHLLVPGDWTVKRGHDVAEDLTDALLAQYPDLRVNLHLEPVEDPRSYEDIGI; via the coding sequence ATGCCCTCCACCCCTGAGAAGCCCAGTCTCAGCACCCGCCACCCGGCGCCGGAGGACCTGACGCGGTTCGCCTGGCTGTCGATCGCCGCGGCCGTCGCGACGATCCTGCTCAAGGGCAGCGCCTGGTACGTGACGGACTCGGTGGGGCTGCTCTCGGACGCCGCGGAGAGCACCGTCAACCTGGTCGCCGCGGTGGTGGCCCTCGTCGCCCTGCGCGTCGCGCTCCGGCCGCCGGACCGCAACCACAACTTCGGGCACAGCAAGGCCGAGTACTTCTCCGCCGCCGTCGAGGGCGTGATGATCTTCGTCGCCGCCGCGGTCATCCTCATGGTGTCGGTGCAGCGCTTCCTGGACCCTGCGCCGCTGGACAACATCGGGATCGGCCTGGCGATATCGGTCGTCGCCTCGGTGATCAACGGCTCGGTGGCCTGGGTGCTGCTGCGCGCGGGGAAGCAGCACCGATCCATCACGCTCACCGCCGACGGCAAGCACCTGCTCACCGACGTGTGGACCTCCGTCGGTGTCGTCGTGGGCGTGCTGCTGGTGTGGCTGACCGGGTGGGAGCGGCTGGACCCGATCATCGCCTTCGCGGTGGGGATCAACATCCTCGTCACGGGGTGGGGCCTGATCCGGACCTCCACCTCCGGCCTCATGGACGCCTCGCTCCCGGCCGAGGACAACGCCCGGATCGTCGGGGTCATCGAGACGTTCATCGCCGGTTTCGAGGAGGACGACGTGCGCTTCCACGCCTTCCGCACCCGTGAGTCCGGCCACCGCCGCTTCATGGAGATGCACCTGCTCGTCCCGGGCGACTGGACCGTCAAGCGCGGGCACGACGTCGCCGAGGACCTCACGGACGCGCTCCTGGCGCAGTACCCGGACCTGCGCGTCAACCTGCACCTGGAGCCGGTCGAGGACCCACGGTCCTACGAGGACATCGGGATCTGA